A genomic window from Dermacentor silvarum isolate Dsil-2018 chromosome 9, BIME_Dsil_1.4, whole genome shotgun sequence includes:
- the LOC125940184 gene encoding uncharacterized protein LOC125940184 yields the protein MELLREFGDPKDLLLAQDHIMLKLETAWPPDVTVPGGLSFADHDSLLLIANQTSLVSAAKSSLLREAIIPKALFCGCAPFDSSDRYASAARQLLRHAQEICILHNRDKVYKLIRMFPNVKVLCLPHDLCLHLLELDEPCRDRSAPLVERCQLRELVGNIGSLCKGLLGMSPETTLAVIRTCPDLRRIDSWWAVKCYVGPYGLATSSAHRRARKLTHLWLGLLDNMSGGRAEDPMNPMTAVDVPLAARIFSSVQSLQVVVESLDTLAKISAFCNLRSLTVELNPCIALADVDSELQHALRRLSRLEELALENCGGLRLSTISRLCPKLKILKLEGCVVSAEDTLVDGDAFPNLEYIDVNINILKVAWNAFLSATHDTLRTARFVHDSMCFEFLQYCVRYGRHQPFSRLEHLTLNTNMSLRESEVHPEDLHDVMKALPVLRHLETDSYDLRLFMENYCVPRGRLSLSWIECVYCAVHRPDLALFEKMLASAMGSLVYRQ from the exons ATGGAGCTGTTGAGAGAGTTCGGAGATCCCAAAGACCTGCTGCTCGCCCAAGATCACATCATGCTCAAActggaaactgcttggccaccggACGTGACCGTTCCCGGAGGGCTCTCGTTCGCTGACCATGACAGTCTCCTCCTCATTGCGAACCAAACATCTCTGGTTTCCGCAGCGAAGAGCTCGTTGCTTCGAGAGGCGATCATCCCGAAGGCTCTGTTCTGCGGTTGCGCGCCTTTCGACTCCTCGGATCGCTACGCTAGCGCCGCTAGACAGCTGCTCCGACATGCCCAGGAGATATGCATCCTGCACAACCGGGACAAGGTGTACAAACTTATTCGCATGTTCCCGAACGTGAAGGTCCTTTGCTTGCCGCACGATCTTTGCTTACATCTCTTGGAATTGGACGAGCCCTGCAGGGATCGCTCCGCACCGCTGGTTGAGCGATGTCAACTGAGGGAGTTAGTGGGCAACATTGGAAGCCTGTGCAAAGGCCTCCTCGGCATGAGCCCCGAAACTACGCTGGCTGTTATACGCACGTGTCCTGAC CTGCGTCGCATCGACTCCTGGTGGGCCGTAAAATGCTACGTGGGACCTTATGGCTTGGCCACCTCATCGGCGCATCGAAGAGCAAGGAAGTTAACCCACCTCTGGCTCGGTTTGCTTGACAACATGTCAGGTGGACGGGCAGAGGATCCAATGAACCCGATGACAGCAGTCGACGTACCGCTTGCTGCAAGAATATTTTCGTCCGTCCAAAGTTTGCAG GTGGTTGTGGAATCGCTGGACACACTCGCCAAGATCTCGGCATTCTGTAACCTCCGCAGCCTCACGGTGGAACTCAATCCCTGCATAGCGCTTGCCGACGTGGATTCGGAACTGCAGCATGCACTCAGAAGACTATCGCGGCTCGAAGAACTGGCTCTCGAAAATTGTGGTGGTCTGCGGCTCTCCACAATCTCGAGGCTGTGTCCCAAGCTCAAAATCCTGAAGCTGGAAGGGTGCGTGGTATCAGCAGAAGATACGCTTGTTGACGGCGACGCCTTCCCTAATCTCGAGTACATCGACGTGAACATCAACATCCTGAAGGTCGCTTGGAACGCATTCTTGTCCGCCACTCACGACACGCTGCGTACCGCGCGCTTCGTCCACGACAGCATGTGTTTCGAATTTCTACAATACTGCGTCCGGTACGGTCGACACCAACCATTTTCGCGTCTCGAACACCTGACCTTGAACACGAACATGTCGCTACGTGAATCGGAAGTCCACCCCGAAGACCTGCACGACGTAATGAAAGCCCTACCCGTTCTTCGACACCTAGAAACGGACAGTTACGACTTGCGACTGTTCATGGAGAATTACTGCGTTCCACGTGGTCGGCTATCCTTGTCCTGGATTGAATGCGTCTACTGTGCCGTCCATAGACCAGATTTAGCGTTGTTTGAGAAAATGTTGGCATCTGCCATGGGCAGTCTGGTCTATCGCCAATAG